In Kiritimatiellia bacterium, the sequence GAGATCTCGGTCTGCGCCCGTGAGGAGCTGCGGCAACATTTCCACCATCGTGACCTTGCTGCCGAGCGTCGCGTAGACCGTGCCCAGCTCGCAGCCGATATAGCCGCCGCCGATGATCAAGAGGCTCCCCGGAATGTCCGGAAGGTTGAGGGCGGCGGTGGAATCCATGACACGGTCCGTCCGAAGGTCCATGCCGGGAGGGATGACCGGCCGCGAGCCGGGCGCGAGAATGCAATGGTCGAAAGTTATCGTGTGCCGGGATCCGTCTACACAGGCGACTTCCGCGCTGCGGTTCGATAGGAGGTGCGCGCGCCCCTGGATGAACCGAATATTCCGTTTCCGGGTTAATGTTCCAAGGCCGCCGGTCAGTTTCGCAATCACTTTATCTTTCCACGCCCTCATGCGATCGAGGTCGATCACGGGTTCCGAATAGGTGAGACCCCATTCGACCGATTCCCGCGCCTCGCTCATAACCCGCGCGACATGCAGCAGGGCCTTCGACGGGATGCATCCCCGGTAGAGGCAAACACCGCCGGGGTTGGCATCCTGGTCGACCAAAGTGACCGACAGGCCATGATCAGCGGCGAGAAAGGCGGCGGGGTAACCGCCGGGCCCACCGCCAATCACCAGCAGGGGCGTATGGAAATTCGCAGAACTCACGATTTCAACCCTCCAGGGAAATCAGGACAGGGTTTTGGATGGCCTCAATAATCCAGCGTAGAAATCTGGCGCCGTCCGCTCCATCGATGATCCGATGGTCAAACGACAGGGACAGCGGAAGCATCAGGCGCGGCTGGAAGAAGCCGTTAATCAGAACCGGTTCGTGGGCGGCGCGGCCCACTCCAAGGATAGCAACCTCCGGATGGTTGACAATGGGGGTGAAAAAGCCGCCGCCGATTGCCCCGAGGTTGGTGATCGTGAAGCAGGAGCCCGTCATGTCGTCGGGGCTTAATTTACGGGAGCGGGCTCTGTCGGCCGCCCGCTGCAGTTCGACCGCAATTTGAATGACATTGCGGCGGTCCACGTCCCGGATCACCGGGACCAGCAATCCTCTCTCGGTGTCCACGGCGACGCCGATGTTGTAATACCGTTTGAGAATCAGCTCGCCGCGGGCCATATCGATGCTGGAGTTGAATTTGGGATGCACTTTGAGCGCCGACGCGGCGATCTTGACCAGGAAGGCCGTCAGCGTGAGTTTGGCCCCAGCCGCCTCCGCCTTCGGTCGGGCTTCCTGTCGGAGTTTTTCGAGTTCGGTGATATCGGCCTTATCATGCAGCGTCACGTGCGGGATCGTGGTCCAGCACAGCGACATTTGCTCGGCAGTGGCGATGCGCACGTTGTTGAGGGGTTGATATTCAACTTCGCCCCATCGTGAAAAATCCGGGAGTGGCGGCTGCGCCGGCCGTCCGCGTTGCTGGATGAGTCCGGCATTCAGGGCCCTTGCGTAATTTTTGACATCGTCGATGGAAATACGCCCGCCCGGCCCTGTTCCGGGGACCTGGGTAATATCGACCCCGATTTCACGAGCGAATTTGCGCGTAGAAGGTGCGGCAGGCGCAGCGGCCCCGGATTCCGCGGCCGGTGGAACCCGCGGGATCGCCGCCG encodes:
- a CDS encoding 2-oxo acid dehydrogenase subunit E2, producing the protein PPPPASREAPPPPSPPATAPAVGESEPVTLTATPSPQPPPSPAPQRAPMQPAAAIPRVPPAAESGAAAPAAPSTRKFAREIGVDITQVPGTGPGGRISIDDVKNYARALNAGLIQQRGRPAQPPLPDFSRWGEVEYQPLNNVRIATAEQMSLCWTTIPHVTLHDKADITELEKLRQEARPKAEAAGAKLTLTAFLVKIAASALKVHPKFNSSIDMARGELILKRYYNIGVAVDTERGLLVPVIRDVDRRNVIQIAVELQRAADRARSRKLSPDDMTGSCFTITNLGAIGGGFFTPIVNHPEVAILGVGRAAHEPVLINGFFQPRLMLPLSLSFDHRIIDGADGARFLRWIIEAIQNPVLISLEG